A window from Setaria italica strain Yugu1 chromosome VIII, Setaria_italica_v2.0, whole genome shotgun sequence encodes these proteins:
- the LOC101781171 gene encoding LOW QUALITY PROTEIN: ABC transporter G family member 25-like (The sequence of the model RefSeq protein was modified relative to this genomic sequence to represent the inferred CDS: deleted 1 base in 1 codon) → MPPNAQDTHGTTGVAMTPAPAATAAATKMDCFLTTACTPLNLQFIDVSYRVKTEKSAASKAAPPGRISSHSGAAPRWGVGGGADDLKGVTGEARPGELLAVLGPSGSGKSTLLSILGGRLAGRHSGTVLAGGRPPTRGVQRRTGFVAQDDVLHPHLTVRETLVFCAMLRLPRAAPSAAKAAAAEAVIAELGLAACADTVVGNAFVRGVSGGERKRVSIGHELLVNPSLLILDEPTSGLDSTAAARLVATLSALARKGRTVVMSVHQPSSRVYRMFDSVLLLAEGSCLYFGAGRDAMDYFASVGFAPGFHVNPADFMLDLANGFAQADCNFTAEGGNVKQSLISSYNKVLSPRVKASINAAGAATTEHAQDGAEPLPLPPAESCSGCTSWANQFTILLRRSLKERRHETFTSLRMFQIIAPALVAGAMWWRSSPVAVQDRLGLLFFISIFWGVFASFNAVFAFPQERPVLARERASGMYALSSYFMSRMVGDLPMELALPTAFTVVVYLMTGLNPSPAAFALTLAVILSYVLVAGGLGLAVGAIMMDAKRASTLVTVIMLAYLLTGGFYVHNVPGFMVWAKYTSFTYYCYRLLIAVQYGGHLRRLLPPEAVDGEAGPGACVAALVAMFFGYRLLAYLALRRVRK, encoded by the exons ATGCCTCCCAACGCACAGGACACGCACGGAACCACCGGCGTCGCCATGACGCCGGCCCccgcggcaacggcggcggcgaccaagATGGACTGCTTCCTCACGACCGCCTGCACGCCGCTCAACCTCCAG TTCATCGATGTGTCGTACCGCGTTAAGACGGAGaaatcggcggcgtccaaggcggcgccgccgggccggATCTCGTCGCACTCTGGCGCGGCGCCGCGCTGG GGTGTCGGTGGAGGAGCGGACGATCTGAAGGGCGTGACGGGCGAGGCGCGCCCGGGGGAGCTGCTCGCCGTTCTGGGCCCCTCGGGGAGCGGCAAGTCCACGCTCCTCTCCATCCTCGGCGGCCGCCTGGCCGGCCGCCACTCGGGGAcggtcctcgccggcggccgaccGCCCACCCGCGGCGTGCAGCGGCGCACGGGGTTCGTGGCGCAGGATGACGTGCTCCACCCGCACCTCACGGTCCGCGAGACGCTCGTCTTCTGCGCCATGCTCCGcctgccccgcgccgcgccgtcggcggccaaggccgccgccgccgaggccgtgaTCGCCGAGCTCGGGCTCGCAGCGTGCGCCGACACCGTCGTCGGGAACGCGTTCGTGCGCGGCGTGTCGGGGGGCGAGCGGAAGCGCGTCAGCATCGGGCACGAGCTGCTCGTCAACCCGAGCCTGCTCATCCTGGACGAGCCCACGTCGGGGCTcgactccaccgccgccgcccgcctcgtcGCCACGCTCTCGGCGCTGGCCAGGAAGGGGCGAACGGTGGTGATGTCGGTGCACCAGCCGTCGTCGCGGGTGTACCGGATGTTCGACTCCGTCCTGCTCCTCGCCGAGGGCAGCTGCCTCTACTtcggcgccggccgcgacgcCATGGACTACTTCGCCTCCGTCGGCTTCGCGCCGGGGTTCCACGTCAACCCGGCCGACTTCATGCTCGACCTCGCAAATG GTTTTGCTCAAGCAGATTGCAATTTCACAGCAGAAGGCGGCAACGTGAAGCAGTCGTTGATCTCGTCTTACAACAAGGTGCTGTCCCCAAGGGTGAAGGCGTCCAtcaacgccgccggcgccgccaccacagAGCACGCGCAGGACGGCGCCGAGCCCCTGCCACTGCCGCCGGCGGAGAGCTGCAGCGGGTGCACGAGCTGGGCGAACCAGTTCACGATCTTGCTCCGGCGCAGCCTCAAGGAGCGGCGTCACGAGACGTTCACGTCGCTGCGCATGTTCCAGATCATCGCGCCGGCGCTGGTCGCCGGCGCCATGTGGTGGCGGTCGTCGCCAGTGGCCGTCCAGGACCGGCTcggcctcctcttcttcatctccaTCTTCTGGGGCGTCTTCGCCTCCTTCAACGCCGTCTTCGCCTTCCCGCAGGAGCGCCCCGTTCTCGCCCGCGAGCGCGCGTCGGGGATGTACGCGCTCTCCTCCTACTTCATGTCGCGGATGGTTGGCGACCTCCCCATGGAGCTCGCCCTGCCGACGGCGTTCACTGTGGTTGTCTACCTCATGACCGGGCTCaacccgtcgccggcggcgttcGCGCTCACCCTGGCGGTGATCCTCTCCTACGTGCTCGTCGCCGGTGGTCTgggcctcgccgtcggcgccATCATGATGGACGCCAAGCGCGCGTCGACGCTGGTGACGGTGATCATGCTCGCCTACCTCCTCACCGGGGGATTCTACGTGCACAACGTGCCGGGGTTCATGGTGTGGGCCAAGTACACCTCCTTCACCTACTACTGCTACCGCCTCCTCATCGCCGTGCAGTACGGCGGCCACCTCCGGCGGCTGCTCCCGCCGGAGGCCGTCGACGGCGAGGCCGGCCCGGGCGCCTGCGTCGCGGCGCTCGTCGCCATGTTCTTCGGGTACCGGCTTCTGGCGTATCTCGCGCTGCGCCGCGTCAGGAAGTGA